A DNA window from Thermodesulfatator atlanticus DSM 21156 contains the following coding sequences:
- a CDS encoding 50S ribosomal protein L11 methyltransferase, whose amino-acid sequence MLRGHHQKYHKLYLYSFDKKHPELHQIKDEDFIGCWEEDGLAIVFFHRPKDELLEKIAQKLGLKIEDKAEVSYDDWGEGRQVKTLEIGHVTLRPVWENGPGLVFDPGIVFGSGNHPTTKLCLKWIYQLWQEKGPFKKVADLGCGAGLLSLLAAFLGAQVLAADFNPLCVELTRKNLALNNLLHQTEVIHADVKTLVPFQADLVVGNLFKGLLLDLFGLPSFWQNRHYLFSGFSPAMEDELKAALWPYAKIKGREEENSWVVWYVENEKTP is encoded by the coding sequence ATGCTGCGCGGTCATCATCAAAAGTACCATAAACTTTATCTTTATTCCTTTGATAAAAAACATCCTGAGCTACATCAAATAAAAGACGAAGATTTTATCGGCTGTTGGGAAGAAGACGGCCTTGCCATAGTTTTCTTTCACCGTCCTAAAGACGAGTTATTAGAAAAAATTGCCCAAAAACTAGGCCTCAAAATCGAAGACAAGGCAGAGGTTTCTTATGATGACTGGGGTGAGGGCCGCCAGGTAAAGACCCTTGAAATCGGCCACGTGACATTAAGACCTGTCTGGGAAAATGGCCCGGGCCTTGTTTTTGATCCAGGCATAGTCTTCGGCTCAGGAAATCATCCTACCACCAAACTTTGCCTTAAATGGATATACCAACTTTGGCAGGAAAAAGGCCCTTTTAAAAAAGTAGCAGACCTTGGCTGCGGAGCAGGGCTTTTGAGCCTTCTTGCCGCTTTCCTTGGAGCTCAAGTGCTTGCTGCGGATTTTAACCCCCTTTGCGTGGAACTCACCCGCAAAAACCTGGCCTTGAACAATCTTTTACACCAGACTGAGGTGATCCACGCTGACGTAAAAACCCTGGTGCCCTTTCAAGCAGACCTGGTAGTTGGAAACCTCTTCAAGGGCCTTTTGCTTGACCTTTTTGGCCTTCCGTCTTTTTGGCAAAACCGGCATTATCTTTTCTCTGGATTTTCGCCTGCCATGGAAGACGAACTTAAGGCGGCCCTCTGGCCTTATGCTAAAATAAAAGGCCGCGAAGAGGAAAACAGCTGGGTTGTCTGGTACGTGGAAAACGAGAAAACACCATGA
- a CDS encoding type III pantothenate kinase: MILAVDIGNTNTTCGLFEGQRLCHRFRIFSNLRQTPDELALRLNGILQLKDFSLAEVKTILIGSVVPPLTKTWQEMASLYGIKETFVVSPEKIGIPIKLRYPCEVGADRVLNALAGWEKYRQSLIIVDYGTATTFDCVSHEGAYLGGAIAPGILAAAETLFHKTSLLPRMELSRPPEEAIGKDTISAMKSGVLLGFAALTDGLVARMSKEFEKKPKIIATGGLARIMKEMTTCIEEVEPNLTLEGLIIWFTKKA; this comes from the coding sequence ATGATTCTAGCTGTTGATATCGGAAATACAAACACCACTTGTGGTTTGTTTGAGGGGCAAAGGCTTTGCCACAGGTTTCGTATCTTTTCAAACCTGCGCCAAACGCCAGACGAACTTGCCTTACGTTTAAACGGAATCTTACAACTCAAAGATTTTTCCTTGGCTGAAGTTAAGACCATTTTAATAGGCTCGGTGGTGCCTCCTCTTACCAAAACCTGGCAGGAAATGGCCTCTCTTTACGGAATAAAGGAAACTTTCGTGGTCTCGCCTGAAAAAATCGGCATCCCCATCAAACTAAGATATCCCTGTGAGGTAGGGGCAGACAGAGTGCTAAATGCCCTGGCAGGCTGGGAAAAATACCGCCAAAGCCTTATCATTGTAGATTACGGCACAGCGACTACTTTTGATTGTGTATCTCACGAAGGGGCCTACCTGGGAGGCGCCATTGCCCCTGGCATCCTTGCCGCAGCGGAAACTCTTTTCCACAAAACCTCTCTTTTACCCAGGATGGAGCTCTCGCGCCCTCCTGAGGAAGCAATTGGCAAAGACACCATCTCTGCTATGAAAAGTGGAGTACTATTGGGTTTTGCCGCGTTGACTGACGGGCTGGTGGCCCGCATGAGCAAAGAATTCGAAAAAAAGCCAAAAATTATTGCCACTGGCGGGTTAGCACGTATAATGAAAGAAATGACAACTTGTATTGAGGAGGTTGAGCCAAACCTTACTTTAGAGGGTCTCATAATTTGGTTCACCAAAAAAGCTTAA
- a CDS encoding S66 peptidase family protein, with the protein MIPPLLTSRSKGAIFSPSGAVDFEKFQKNLEFLESWGLNIEVSPNCFQKCRYLAGKDHERAWDLIALLSSGYDFLWASRGGYGALRILPLLDECLENIKKPFWLIGFSDVSILLNYFATRFGLMTLHAPVVSSLYETSICAVAALKKTLFHGKGVYLVGKCWQEGDAEGLLLGGNLVSFVSLLGSKWFPDVSGKILFFEEINEDLYRLDRMFTQLYHAGVFAEISGLALGEFKDIDACALKELICEYFQGPVVAGLPVGHGAKNFPLFIGGKTKLKSQAKEAFLCQKVFS; encoded by the coding sequence ATGATTCCTCCGCTGCTTACCTCACGTTCCAAAGGGGCCATTTTTTCTCCTTCAGGGGCGGTAGATTTCGAAAAATTCCAAAAAAACCTTGAGTTTTTGGAAAGCTGGGGGCTTAACATCGAAGTTTCCCCAAATTGCTTTCAAAAATGTCGTTATCTAGCGGGTAAAGACCATGAACGTGCCTGGGATCTGATCGCTCTTTTAAGCTCAGGGTATGATTTTTTATGGGCCAGCCGGGGAGGCTACGGCGCCTTAAGGATTCTTCCTCTGCTTGATGAATGCCTGGAAAACATAAAAAAACCCTTCTGGCTCATAGGTTTTAGTGATGTGAGTATCCTGCTCAATTATTTCGCCACTCGCTTTGGACTAATGACCTTGCACGCCCCGGTAGTCAGTTCTTTGTATGAGACAAGTATATGCGCCGTAGCAGCACTAAAGAAGACTCTTTTTCACGGAAAAGGCGTTTATCTTGTTGGCAAGTGCTGGCAGGAAGGTGACGCAGAAGGCCTCCTCTTGGGAGGTAATCTTGTTTCCTTTGTAAGTCTTTTGGGAAGCAAATGGTTCCCGGATGTTTCAGGAAAAATCCTTTTTTTCGAGGAAATAAACGAAGACCTTTATCGTTTGGACCGCATGTTCACCCAGCTTTATCATGCTGGAGTTTTTGCTGAAATTTCTGGTCTTGCCCTGGGAGAATTTAAAGACATAGATGCTTGCGCTTTAAAAGAATTAATCTGCGAATATTTTCAAGGCCCTGTAGTGGCAGGGTTACCTGTGGGGCATGGTGCCAAAAACTTTCCGCTATTTATCGGAGGGAAGACGAAACTCAAATCTCAAGCAAAAGAAGCCTTCCTCTGCCAGAAAGTTTTTTCTTGA
- a CDS encoding ATP-binding protein, with amino-acid sequence MKEILKIIIREFHTEVLPSLITRDLSFPLDSEKIITLVGPRRAGKTYLFYQHIRKLLEKGIPKEKIFYLNFEDERLDLIPQTLDLILQAYRELYPELDLRECYFFFDEVQNAEGWERFARRLYDRISRNIFLTGSNSKLLSQEIATSLRGRTLKYEVFPLNFKEFLRFKNFDFDPEKDFYSPKKKAQLVHYFEEYLSFGGFPEVVFLPRELKLKTLQEYFEVMLYRDLAERYQIKDTLVLKYFLKRLVENTGKILSVHKIYNELKSQGIRVGKDTLYRYLEYAENIYFVRLLRKHYRSLVKSELAEKKVYLIDPGLLRSIRFLGDREKGILLENTVFKELLVSGAKVVYFKEKKECDFIVNEELAVQVSYDLSDEDTLKREIEGLKEACKYFGLKKGIIVTFDEKYKIDIGNNFNTYSIPAYEFIFGL; translated from the coding sequence ATGAAAGAAATTCTCAAGATTATCATAAGGGAGTTTCACACTGAGGTTCTTCCCTCTCTGATAACAAGAGATCTTAGTTTTCCCCTAGATTCTGAAAAGATCATAACCCTGGTAGGCCCGAGGAGAGCGGGAAAGACCTATCTATTCTATCAGCACATCAGGAAACTTCTTGAAAAAGGGATCCCTAAGGAAAAAATCTTCTATCTGAATTTTGAAGATGAAAGGCTCGATCTCATCCCTCAAACTTTAGATCTTATCCTCCAGGCTTATCGGGAGCTTTATCCCGAGCTTGACCTTAGGGAATGTTACTTCTTTTTCGATGAGGTTCAAAATGCCGAAGGCTGGGAAAGATTCGCGAGGAGGCTCTATGATAGGATTTCCAGAAATATTTTCCTTACCGGTTCAAACTCCAAACTTCTCTCTCAGGAAATAGCCACTTCTCTGAGAGGGAGAACCCTTAAGTATGAAGTTTTTCCCTTGAACTTCAAAGAATTTCTCAGATTTAAAAATTTCGATTTCGATCCCGAAAAGGATTTTTACAGTCCCAAGAAAAAAGCCCAACTGGTTCATTATTTTGAAGAGTATCTTTCCTTTGGAGGGTTTCCAGAGGTGGTCTTTCTTCCCAGGGAACTCAAGCTTAAAACCCTTCAGGAATACTTTGAAGTCATGCTTTACAGAGACCTTGCTGAAAGATACCAGATCAAAGACACCTTGGTTTTGAAATACTTTTTGAAAAGGTTGGTGGAAAACACGGGCAAGATCCTTTCCGTTCACAAGATCTACAACGAACTCAAATCTCAGGGAATAAGAGTAGGAAAGGACACCCTTTATAGATACCTGGAATATGCCGAGAACATTTATTTTGTGAGGCTTTTAAGGAAACACTATCGTTCTCTGGTCAAATCAGAGCTTGCAGAAAAGAAGGTTTACCTTATAGATCCCGGCCTCTTGAGGAGCATAAGGTTTTTGGGAGATAGGGAAAAAGGGATCCTTCTTGAGAACACTGTTTTTAAGGAGCTTTTGGTTTCGGGGGCCAAGGTGGTTTATTTCAAAGAAAAAAAAGAGTGCGATTTTATAGTCAACGAAGAGCTGGCGGTTCAAGTAAGTTATGATCTAAGCGATGAGGATACTTTGAAGCGGGAAATCGAAGGCCTCAAGGAAGCCTGTAAATATTTTGGATTGAAAAAGGGGATTATTGTTACTTTTGACGAAAAGTATAAGATTGATATAGGAAACAATTTTAACACATATAGTATACCCGCTTATGAATTTATATTCGGACTTTAG
- a CDS encoding CsgG/HfaB family protein, whose product MPKTGGVWSKVFLVLALCVLVSCTSTGVQTNVDTTGPSAQQVLTYKGPKARIAVASFKCKAAKCSGQIGAGIADMLATALFRTGRFIVLERGEGLEAIKKELALGQSGYVRPGAAPQPGQMEGADILVVGAITAFEPEASGFGAGGVVVPFKVPLLGGVKVKKKEAYIAADLRLIDVRTGRVINATSVEGKASSWNVGGLMGTVLGDVGLGGGLEVYRNTPMEKAVRVMLYNAVQAISQLVPENYYRWGQDTQGFNKPPVTPKPAAVSTTQPSGGVIPSGVIQGGAGTFMPGSKVLFAEDFSGYNIGDIPKSLLIRKGQVEVAAFSGKKWLRALSGNVEAIKKIDLPENFAVEWSVYFSGSHWDLGHAMFLGYPRKTDKPDVFSWTSNRENPTWSGQWITTIKLKPKIIHHFAVQQKDGMIRIFADGHLIYKEPVGGGIVGAKLPNRDAVSFVIWGENPSEGKECLITDIKITAY is encoded by the coding sequence ATGCCAAAAACAGGTGGGGTCTGGTCAAAAGTTTTTTTAGTTTTGGCCCTGTGTGTCCTGGTTTCCTGCACCTCTACCGGGGTGCAGACAAACGTTGATACTACCGGTCCTTCGGCTCAGCAAGTGCTTACTTACAAAGGCCCCAAGGCGCGTATAGCCGTGGCAAGCTTTAAGTGTAAGGCTGCCAAGTGCTCAGGGCAAATTGGGGCCGGGATTGCGGACATGCTTGCCACTGCCCTTTTCCGTACCGGGCGTTTTATCGTGCTTGAGCGGGGCGAAGGCCTTGAGGCCATTAAAAAAGAACTTGCCCTTGGGCAGTCTGGTTACGTGCGTCCGGGGGCTGCACCTCAGCCCGGTCAGATGGAAGGGGCGGACATCCTGGTAGTAGGTGCGATTACCGCTTTTGAGCCTGAGGCCTCGGGCTTTGGTGCAGGCGGCGTGGTGGTGCCTTTTAAGGTGCCTCTTCTTGGCGGGGTTAAAGTCAAAAAGAAAGAAGCCTATATCGCGGCTGATCTTCGTTTGATAGATGTGCGCACTGGGCGGGTTATAAACGCCACTTCTGTAGAAGGTAAGGCCAGTTCTTGGAATGTTGGCGGTCTCATGGGGACGGTGCTGGGAGATGTTGGTCTTGGAGGTGGCCTTGAGGTTTATCGCAACACCCCCATGGAAAAGGCCGTACGCGTTATGCTTTATAACGCAGTTCAGGCCATCTCTCAGCTTGTGCCTGAAAACTACTACCGCTGGGGCCAAGATACCCAGGGCTTTAACAAGCCACCTGTGACCCCTAAACCTGCTGCGGTTTCCACCACACAGCCTTCTGGGGGAGTTATCCCGTCAGGGGTCATCCAGGGTGGTGCCGGCACTTTTATGCCTGGATCAAAAGTCCTTTTTGCCGAGGACTTCTCTGGCTATAACATCGGCGATATTCCCAAGAGCCTTTTGATTCGCAAGGGGCAGGTGGAAGTGGCGGCCTTTTCCGGTAAAAAATGGCTAAGGGCCCTTTCGGGCAATGTCGAAGCCATCAAAAAAATAGACCTTCCCGAAAACTTCGCCGTGGAATGGAGCGTTTATTTTAGTGGAAGTCATTGGGATTTGGGGCATGCTATGTTCTTGGGTTATCCAAGAAAGACCGATAAGCCTGACGTCTTTTCTTGGACTTCTAACCGAGAAAATCCCACATGGAGCGGGCAGTGGATAACAACTATAAAACTAAAGCCTAAGATAATTCATCACTTTGCCGTGCAGCAAAAAGACGGCATGATAAGAATCTTTGCTGACGGACACCTGATTTACAAAGAACCAGTAGGCGGCGGCATCGTGGGGGCCAAACTTCCCAATCGGGACGCCGTAAGCTTTGTCATCTGGGGAGAAAACCCCTCTGAAGGAAAGGAATGCCTCATCACAGATATCAAGATAACTGCGTATTAA
- the cutA gene encoding divalent cation tolerance protein CutA, with product MMVYMVYVTASNESEALKLAEGVVKERLAACANVYPRIKSVYWWEEKLQTDEEAVVIFKTAPEKLEKLIKRIKELHSYECPCVLSWPIEKGHHEFIAWVLKETNS from the coding sequence ATCATGGTTTACATGGTCTATGTTACGGCTTCAAATGAAAGCGAAGCCTTAAAGCTTGCCGAGGGAGTCGTAAAGGAGCGTCTCGCGGCTTGTGCCAATGTATATCCCAGGATCAAATCCGTTTATTGGTGGGAAGAAAAGTTACAAACCGATGAAGAAGCGGTGGTTATTTTCAAGACAGCCCCTGAAAAGCTCGAAAAATTGATAAAACGTATCAAGGAATTGCACTCTTATGAGTGCCCTTGTGTTTTGTCCTGGCCAATAGAAAAAGGCCATCATGAATTTATAGCCTGGGTACTAAAAGAAACCAATAGCTGA
- the scpB gene encoding SMC-Scp complex subunit ScpB, which translates to MDAKELEKALEAVLFAAGRVVTLKELRKIFPEKSSQELKEALISLKELYKDRGITLNEVAGGYRFETRPDFAPYLRRLIFGSPPKLSRAALETLAIVAYKQPITKAEVEAIRGVDSSGALRNLLEKDLIKICGRKDVPGRPILYGTTPKFMEIFGLKDLAELPKLEELEKMLADGEH; encoded by the coding sequence ATGGATGCCAAAGAGCTTGAAAAGGCTTTAGAGGCGGTTCTTTTTGCCGCAGGGCGGGTGGTTACTTTAAAAGAGCTTAGAAAAATCTTTCCTGAAAAGTCGTCTCAGGAGCTTAAAGAAGCCCTCATTTCCCTTAAAGAGCTTTATAAAGACCGAGGAATTACCTTAAACGAAGTGGCAGGGGGCTATCGTTTTGAAACTCGTCCGGATTTTGCGCCTTATCTTCGCCGTCTTATCTTTGGTTCTCCGCCGAAACTCTCCCGGGCTGCCCTTGAAACACTTGCTATTGTTGCTTACAAACAGCCCATCACCAAGGCTGAAGTAGAGGCTATACGAGGGGTTGATAGCAGCGGCGCCCTTCGTAATCTTCTTGAAAAAGACCTGATAAAGATTTGTGGGCGAAAGGACGTTCCAGGTCGGCCTATTCTTTATGGCACAACACCTAAGTTTATGGAAATTTTTGGCTTAAAAGATCTTGCCGAACTTCCCAAACTAGAAGAACTGGAGAAAATGCTTGCCGATGGAGAACATTAG
- a CDS encoding riboflavin synthase, protein MFTGIVEGLGEIVKIESRARGRVFFILSPFDLGDTQIGDSIAVNGVCLTVTALSGNQFAVDVSPETLKRSTLGSFKVGEKVNLERALRVGDRLGGHLVTGHVDGIGKVLKRELRGDFIFYTVKIPKDLARYVVEKGSIAIDGISLTVNQIKDDEVSLAIIPHTAKLTTIGFRNPGDEVNIEVDIIGKYVAKLLKPYDKGLTEEFLREHGFD, encoded by the coding sequence ATGTTTACCGGTATTGTAGAAGGGTTGGGTGAAATTGTAAAGATTGAATCCAGGGCCAGGGGCAGGGTCTTTTTCATTCTTTCCCCATTCGACCTTGGGGATACTCAAATTGGTGACAGCATTGCGGTAAATGGTGTGTGCCTTACAGTTACCGCTCTCAGTGGAAATCAATTCGCGGTAGATGTATCTCCTGAGACTTTAAAGCGAAGTACCCTTGGTTCTTTTAAAGTAGGCGAAAAAGTCAATTTAGAACGGGCGTTAAGGGTTGGAGATCGCCTGGGAGGGCATCTTGTTACGGGCCATGTAGATGGCATTGGCAAGGTTTTGAAACGCGAATTGCGCGGAGATTTCATTTTTTACACGGTAAAAATTCCAAAAGACCTTGCCCGTTATGTTGTTGAGAAAGGCTCTATTGCCATAGACGGTATTAGTCTTACGGTTAATCAGATTAAAGACGATGAGGTGTCGCTTGCCATTATTCCGCATACAGCCAAGCTAACTACTATTGGTTTTAGAAATCCCGGTGATGAGGTAAATATCGAGGTAGATATTATTGGCAAATACGTAGCGAAGTTGCTTAAGCCTTACGACAAAGGGCTTACCGAAGAATTTTTACGCGAGCACGGATTTGATTAG